One genomic window of Calonectris borealis chromosome 27, bCalBor7.hap1.2, whole genome shotgun sequence includes the following:
- the ADD2 gene encoding beta-adducin isoform X2 — MLRTPPPPDAHPPAWAGGCRGTPHPGILAWKRPPRFPLSQDELGRQPGAPALAPRPRAPVLGALGRGGPRVPAGAERGGRPAAGLQHDGAEEEGHHDPPEPGDAGGAGMPQSFREELESLIQEQMKKGNNSSHVWALRQIADFMATTSPAVLPTSPMGLAAVTPINDLHGPEAPALAKGERLMRCKVGSIHRLLDLYGWAQLGHAAVTLRVSKEQEHFLVAPQGLACSEVTAASLGSTGFAPDARSFSLHAAIYAARPDTRCIVRLHTPATAAVSAMRCGVLPISRAALLLGDVAYFDFRGEVEDEADRIELQKSLGPTCKILVLRNHGVLALGDTAEEAFYSIFHLQAACEIQVSALASAGGVENLIVLERAKHRPHEVGSVRWAGSTFGPMQKSRLGEHEFEALMRMLDNLGYRTGYTYRYPFVQEKSKPKSDVLIPATVTAFVFEEEAAPVPALRQHAQKQQKEKTRWLNTPNTYMRVNVAEEQQGSAGSQKTKTTWLKADEVEKGSSGTPIRIENPNQFVPLYTDPQEVLEMRNKIREQNRQDVKSAGPQSQLLASVIAETSRSPSTESHLGDAEAKEASREEAPPEPEPPNPFSQLTDQELEEYKQEVERKKLGLQGEKDAAAEESQAPPAKSPPTSPPQSPAAAPAESPAPTPAEPSEGDKKADGGQAPADSAAEKEPPAVVNGKDEEQSTEESLGKGGDRTTSPANADPDAPKEKETVTSSPVSPEGSPSKSPSKKKKKFRTPSFLKKGKKKEKIES; from the exons ATGCTCAGGACCCCGCCGCCGCCTGACGCTCACCCTCCGGcgtgggccgggggctgccgtgGGACCCCCCACCCGGGAATTTTAGCCTGGAAAAGGCCCCCCCGCTTCCCTCTGAGCCAG GATGAGCTCGGCCGCCAGCCCGGAGCCcctgccctcgccccccgcccccgggccccggtACTTGGAGCGCTCGGCCGAGGAGGACCCCGAGTACCTGCGGGCGCGGAACGTGGCGGCCGACCTGCGGCAGGACTTCAACATGATGGAGCAGAAGAAGAGGGTCACCATGATCCTCCAGAGCCCG GTGACGCCGGCGGGGCCGGGATGCCGCAGTCTTTcagggaggagctggagagcctCATCCAGGAGCAGATGAAGAAGGGGAACAACTCGTCCCACGTCTGGGCCCTGCGGCAGATCGCCGACTTCATGGCCACCACGTCCCCCGCcgtcctccccacctcccccatgG GGCTGGCGGCTGTCACCCCCATCAATGACCTGCACGGCCCCGAGGCGCCGGCGTTGGCCAAGGGGGAGCGGTTGATGCGCTGCAAGGTGGGCAGCATCCACCGCCTGCTCGACCTCTACGGCTGGGCGCAGCTGGGACACGCCGCCGTCACc CTGCGGGTCAGCAAGGAGCAGGAGCATTTCTTGGTGGCCCCGCAGGGGCTGGCGTGCAGCGAGGTGACAGCCGCCAGCCTG GGCAGCACCGGCTTCGCCCCCGACGCCCGCAGCTTCAGCCTCCACGCCGCCATCTACGCCGCCCGCCCCGACACCCGCTGCATCGTCCGCCTGCACACGCCGGCCACCGCCGCA GTGTCGGCCATGCGTTGCGGCGTGCTGCCCATCTCCCGCGCCGCCCTGCTGCTGGGGGACGTCGCCTACTTCGATTTCCGCGGGGAGGTGGAGGACGAAGCCGATCGGATCGAACTCCAAAAATCCCTCGGCCCCACCTGCAAG ATCCTGGTGCTGCGCAACCACGGGGTGCTGGCGCTGGGCGACACGGCCGAGGAGGCCTTCTACAGCATCTTCCACCTGCAGGCGGCCTGCGAGATCCAG GTGTCGGCGCTGGCGAGCGCGGGCGGCGTGGAGAACCTGATCGTGCTGGAGCGCGCCAAGCACCGGCCCCACGAGGTGGGCTCCGTGCGCTGGGCCGGCAGCACCTTCGGGCCCATGCAGAAGAGCCGCTTGGGCGAGCACGAATTCGAAGCCCTGATGAGGATGCTGGACAACCTG GGTTACCGCACGGGCTACACCTACCGCTACCCCTTCGTGCAGGAAAAGAGCAAGCCCAAAAGCGACGTGCTGATCCCCGCCACGGTGACGGCCTTCGTCTTCGAGGAGGAGGCCGCCCCCGTCCCCGCGCTGCGGCAGCACGCCCAGAAGCAACAGAAGGAGAAAACGCGGTGGCTCAACACCCCCAACACCTACATGAGGGTCAACGTGGCCGAGGAGCAgcagggcagcgccggcagccagAAGACGAAGACGACG TGGCTGAAAGCGGACGAGGTGGAAAAAGGCAGCAGCGGGACCCCCATCCGAATCGAGAACCCCAACCAGTTCGTGCCCCTCTACACGGACCCGCAGGAGGTGCTGGAGATGAGGAACAAG ATCCGAGAACAAAACCGCCAGGACGTGAAGTCGGCCGGGCCCCAGTCGCAGCTGCTGGCCAGCGTGATCGCCGAGACCAGCCGCAGCCCC TCCACAGAGAGCCATTTGGGGGATGCGGAGGCCAAAGAGGCGTCCCGAGAGGAGGCACCCCCCGAGCCGGAGCCCCCGAACCCCTTCAGCCAGCTCACCGACCAGGAGCTGGAGGAGTACAAGCaggaggtggagaggaaaaaGCTGGGGCTGCAGG GCGAGAAGGACGCCGCGGCAGAGGAGAGCCAGGCTCCCCCCGCCAAAtcgccccccacctccccgccgcAGAGCCCAGCCGCGGCGCCGGCAGAGAGCCCGGCCCCGACGCCTGCGGAGCCCTCGGAGG GTGACAAGAAGGCGGACGGCGGCCAAGCGCCAGCCGATTCCGCCGCCGAGAAGGAGCCGCCGGCGGTGGTGAACGGGAAGGACGAGGAGCAAAGCACCGAGGAAAGCCTGGGCAAAGGGGGGGACCGGACGACCTCCCCCGCCAACGCTGACCCGGATGCCCCCAAGGAGAAGGAGACGGTGACCAGCAGCCCCGTCTCCCCCGAAGGTTCACCCTCCAAATCACCCtctaagaagaagaagaaattccGGACCCCATCTTtcctgaaaaaaggcaaaaagaaggaaaaaattgaatCTTGA
- the ADD2 gene encoding beta-adducin isoform X1, which yields MLRTPPPPDAHPPAWAGGCRGTPHPGILAWKRPPRFPLSQDELGRQPGAPALAPRPRAPVLGALGRGGPRVPAGAERGGRPAAGLQHDGAEEEGHHDPPEPGDAGGAGMPQSFREELESLIQEQMKKGNNSSHVWALRQIADFMATTSPAVLPTSPMGLAAVTPINDLHGPEAPALAKGERLMRCKVGSIHRLLDLYGWAQLGHAAVTLRVSKEQEHFLVAPQGLACSEVTAASLIKVNVLGAVVEQGSTGFAPDARSFSLHAAIYAARPDTRCIVRLHTPATAAVSAMRCGVLPISRAALLLGDVAYFDFRGEVEDEADRIELQKSLGPTCKILVLRNHGVLALGDTAEEAFYSIFHLQAACEIQVSALASAGGVENLIVLERAKHRPHEVGSVRWAGSTFGPMQKSRLGEHEFEALMRMLDNLGYRTGYTYRYPFVQEKSKPKSDVLIPATVTAFVFEEEAAPVPALRQHAQKQQKEKTRWLNTPNTYMRVNVAEEQQGSAGSQKTKTTWLKADEVEKGSSGTPIRIENPNQFVPLYTDPQEVLEMRNKIREQNRQDVKSAGPQSQLLASVIAETSRSPSTESHLGDAEAKEASREEAPPEPEPPNPFSQLTDQELEEYKQEVERKKLGLQGEKDAAAEESQAPPAKSPPTSPPQSPAAAPAESPAPTPAEPSEGDKKADGGQAPADSAAEKEPPAVVNGKDEEQSTEESLGKGGDRTTSPANADPDAPKEKETVTSSPVSPEGSPSKSPSKKKKKFRTPSFLKKGKKKEKIES from the exons ATGCTCAGGACCCCGCCGCCGCCTGACGCTCACCCTCCGGcgtgggccgggggctgccgtgGGACCCCCCACCCGGGAATTTTAGCCTGGAAAAGGCCCCCCCGCTTCCCTCTGAGCCAG GATGAGCTCGGCCGCCAGCCCGGAGCCcctgccctcgccccccgcccccgggccccggtACTTGGAGCGCTCGGCCGAGGAGGACCCCGAGTACCTGCGGGCGCGGAACGTGGCGGCCGACCTGCGGCAGGACTTCAACATGATGGAGCAGAAGAAGAGGGTCACCATGATCCTCCAGAGCCCG GTGACGCCGGCGGGGCCGGGATGCCGCAGTCTTTcagggaggagctggagagcctCATCCAGGAGCAGATGAAGAAGGGGAACAACTCGTCCCACGTCTGGGCCCTGCGGCAGATCGCCGACTTCATGGCCACCACGTCCCCCGCcgtcctccccacctcccccatgG GGCTGGCGGCTGTCACCCCCATCAATGACCTGCACGGCCCCGAGGCGCCGGCGTTGGCCAAGGGGGAGCGGTTGATGCGCTGCAAGGTGGGCAGCATCCACCGCCTGCTCGACCTCTACGGCTGGGCGCAGCTGGGACACGCCGCCGTCACc CTGCGGGTCAGCAAGGAGCAGGAGCATTTCTTGGTGGCCCCGCAGGGGCTGGCGTGCAGCGAGGTGACAGCCGCCAGCCTG ATCAAGGTGAACGTGCTGGGGGCCGTGGTGGAGCAGGGCAGCACCGGCTTCGCCCCCGACGCCCGCAGCTTCAGCCTCCACGCCGCCATCTACGCCGCCCGCCCCGACACCCGCTGCATCGTCCGCCTGCACACGCCGGCCACCGCCGCA GTGTCGGCCATGCGTTGCGGCGTGCTGCCCATCTCCCGCGCCGCCCTGCTGCTGGGGGACGTCGCCTACTTCGATTTCCGCGGGGAGGTGGAGGACGAAGCCGATCGGATCGAACTCCAAAAATCCCTCGGCCCCACCTGCAAG ATCCTGGTGCTGCGCAACCACGGGGTGCTGGCGCTGGGCGACACGGCCGAGGAGGCCTTCTACAGCATCTTCCACCTGCAGGCGGCCTGCGAGATCCAG GTGTCGGCGCTGGCGAGCGCGGGCGGCGTGGAGAACCTGATCGTGCTGGAGCGCGCCAAGCACCGGCCCCACGAGGTGGGCTCCGTGCGCTGGGCCGGCAGCACCTTCGGGCCCATGCAGAAGAGCCGCTTGGGCGAGCACGAATTCGAAGCCCTGATGAGGATGCTGGACAACCTG GGTTACCGCACGGGCTACACCTACCGCTACCCCTTCGTGCAGGAAAAGAGCAAGCCCAAAAGCGACGTGCTGATCCCCGCCACGGTGACGGCCTTCGTCTTCGAGGAGGAGGCCGCCCCCGTCCCCGCGCTGCGGCAGCACGCCCAGAAGCAACAGAAGGAGAAAACGCGGTGGCTCAACACCCCCAACACCTACATGAGGGTCAACGTGGCCGAGGAGCAgcagggcagcgccggcagccagAAGACGAAGACGACG TGGCTGAAAGCGGACGAGGTGGAAAAAGGCAGCAGCGGGACCCCCATCCGAATCGAGAACCCCAACCAGTTCGTGCCCCTCTACACGGACCCGCAGGAGGTGCTGGAGATGAGGAACAAG ATCCGAGAACAAAACCGCCAGGACGTGAAGTCGGCCGGGCCCCAGTCGCAGCTGCTGGCCAGCGTGATCGCCGAGACCAGCCGCAGCCCC TCCACAGAGAGCCATTTGGGGGATGCGGAGGCCAAAGAGGCGTCCCGAGAGGAGGCACCCCCCGAGCCGGAGCCCCCGAACCCCTTCAGCCAGCTCACCGACCAGGAGCTGGAGGAGTACAAGCaggaggtggagaggaaaaaGCTGGGGCTGCAGG GCGAGAAGGACGCCGCGGCAGAGGAGAGCCAGGCTCCCCCCGCCAAAtcgccccccacctccccgccgcAGAGCCCAGCCGCGGCGCCGGCAGAGAGCCCGGCCCCGACGCCTGCGGAGCCCTCGGAGG GTGACAAGAAGGCGGACGGCGGCCAAGCGCCAGCCGATTCCGCCGCCGAGAAGGAGCCGCCGGCGGTGGTGAACGGGAAGGACGAGGAGCAAAGCACCGAGGAAAGCCTGGGCAAAGGGGGGGACCGGACGACCTCCCCCGCCAACGCTGACCCGGATGCCCCCAAGGAGAAGGAGACGGTGACCAGCAGCCCCGTCTCCCCCGAAGGTTCACCCTCCAAATCACCCtctaagaagaagaagaaattccGGACCCCATCTTtcctgaaaaaaggcaaaaagaaggaaaaaattgaatCTTGA
- the ADD2 gene encoding beta-adducin isoform X3, whose protein sequence is MRVTGTDAVRPSVPAGRMSSAASPEPLPSPPAPGPRYLERSAEEDPEYLRARNVAADLRQDFNMMEQKKRVTMILQSPSFREELESLIQEQMKKGNNSSHVWALRQIADFMATTSPAVLPTSPMGLAAVTPINDLHGPEAPALAKGERLMRCKVGSIHRLLDLYGWAQLGHAAVTLRVSKEQEHFLVAPQGLACSEVTAASLIKVNVLGAVVEQGSTGFAPDARSFSLHAAIYAARPDTRCIVRLHTPATAAVSAMRCGVLPISRAALLLGDVAYFDFRGEVEDEADRIELQKSLGPTCKILVLRNHGVLALGDTAEEAFYSIFHLQAACEIQVSALASAGGVENLIVLERAKHRPHEVGSVRWAGSTFGPMQKSRLGEHEFEALMRMLDNLGYRTGYTYRYPFVQEKSKPKSDVLIPATVTAFVFEEEAAPVPALRQHAQKQQKEKTRWLNTPNTYMRVNVAEEQQGSAGSQKTKTTWLKADEVEKGSSGTPIRIENPNQFVPLYTDPQEVLEMRNKIREQNRQDVKSAGPQSQLLASVIAETSRSPSTESHLGDAEAKEASREEAPPEPEPPNPFSQLTDQELEEYKQEVERKKLGLQGEKDAAAEESQAPPAKSPPTSPPQSPAAAPAESPAPTPAEPSEGDKKADGGQAPADSAAEKEPPAVVNGKDEEQSTEESLGKGGDRTTSPANADPDAPKEKETVTSSPVSPEGSPSKSPSKKKKKFRTPSFLKKGKKKEKIES, encoded by the exons atgaGGGTGACGGGGACTGacgccgtccgtccgtccgtccccgcCGGCAGGATGAGCTCGGCCGCCAGCCCGGAGCCcctgccctcgccccccgcccccgggccccggtACTTGGAGCGCTCGGCCGAGGAGGACCCCGAGTACCTGCGGGCGCGGAACGTGGCGGCCGACCTGCGGCAGGACTTCAACATGATGGAGCAGAAGAAGAGGGTCACCATGATCCTCCAGAGCCCG TCTTTcagggaggagctggagagcctCATCCAGGAGCAGATGAAGAAGGGGAACAACTCGTCCCACGTCTGGGCCCTGCGGCAGATCGCCGACTTCATGGCCACCACGTCCCCCGCcgtcctccccacctcccccatgG GGCTGGCGGCTGTCACCCCCATCAATGACCTGCACGGCCCCGAGGCGCCGGCGTTGGCCAAGGGGGAGCGGTTGATGCGCTGCAAGGTGGGCAGCATCCACCGCCTGCTCGACCTCTACGGCTGGGCGCAGCTGGGACACGCCGCCGTCACc CTGCGGGTCAGCAAGGAGCAGGAGCATTTCTTGGTGGCCCCGCAGGGGCTGGCGTGCAGCGAGGTGACAGCCGCCAGCCTG ATCAAGGTGAACGTGCTGGGGGCCGTGGTGGAGCAGGGCAGCACCGGCTTCGCCCCCGACGCCCGCAGCTTCAGCCTCCACGCCGCCATCTACGCCGCCCGCCCCGACACCCGCTGCATCGTCCGCCTGCACACGCCGGCCACCGCCGCA GTGTCGGCCATGCGTTGCGGCGTGCTGCCCATCTCCCGCGCCGCCCTGCTGCTGGGGGACGTCGCCTACTTCGATTTCCGCGGGGAGGTGGAGGACGAAGCCGATCGGATCGAACTCCAAAAATCCCTCGGCCCCACCTGCAAG ATCCTGGTGCTGCGCAACCACGGGGTGCTGGCGCTGGGCGACACGGCCGAGGAGGCCTTCTACAGCATCTTCCACCTGCAGGCGGCCTGCGAGATCCAG GTGTCGGCGCTGGCGAGCGCGGGCGGCGTGGAGAACCTGATCGTGCTGGAGCGCGCCAAGCACCGGCCCCACGAGGTGGGCTCCGTGCGCTGGGCCGGCAGCACCTTCGGGCCCATGCAGAAGAGCCGCTTGGGCGAGCACGAATTCGAAGCCCTGATGAGGATGCTGGACAACCTG GGTTACCGCACGGGCTACACCTACCGCTACCCCTTCGTGCAGGAAAAGAGCAAGCCCAAAAGCGACGTGCTGATCCCCGCCACGGTGACGGCCTTCGTCTTCGAGGAGGAGGCCGCCCCCGTCCCCGCGCTGCGGCAGCACGCCCAGAAGCAACAGAAGGAGAAAACGCGGTGGCTCAACACCCCCAACACCTACATGAGGGTCAACGTGGCCGAGGAGCAgcagggcagcgccggcagccagAAGACGAAGACGACG TGGCTGAAAGCGGACGAGGTGGAAAAAGGCAGCAGCGGGACCCCCATCCGAATCGAGAACCCCAACCAGTTCGTGCCCCTCTACACGGACCCGCAGGAGGTGCTGGAGATGAGGAACAAG ATCCGAGAACAAAACCGCCAGGACGTGAAGTCGGCCGGGCCCCAGTCGCAGCTGCTGGCCAGCGTGATCGCCGAGACCAGCCGCAGCCCC TCCACAGAGAGCCATTTGGGGGATGCGGAGGCCAAAGAGGCGTCCCGAGAGGAGGCACCCCCCGAGCCGGAGCCCCCGAACCCCTTCAGCCAGCTCACCGACCAGGAGCTGGAGGAGTACAAGCaggaggtggagaggaaaaaGCTGGGGCTGCAGG GCGAGAAGGACGCCGCGGCAGAGGAGAGCCAGGCTCCCCCCGCCAAAtcgccccccacctccccgccgcAGAGCCCAGCCGCGGCGCCGGCAGAGAGCCCGGCCCCGACGCCTGCGGAGCCCTCGGAGG GTGACAAGAAGGCGGACGGCGGCCAAGCGCCAGCCGATTCCGCCGCCGAGAAGGAGCCGCCGGCGGTGGTGAACGGGAAGGACGAGGAGCAAAGCACCGAGGAAAGCCTGGGCAAAGGGGGGGACCGGACGACCTCCCCCGCCAACGCTGACCCGGATGCCCCCAAGGAGAAGGAGACGGTGACCAGCAGCCCCGTCTCCCCCGAAGGTTCACCCTCCAAATCACCCtctaagaagaagaagaaattccGGACCCCATCTTtcctgaaaaaaggcaaaaagaaggaaaaaattgaatCTTGA
- the ADD2 gene encoding beta-adducin isoform X4 has protein sequence MLRTPPPPDAHPPAWAGGCRGTPHPGILAWKRPPRFPLSQDELGRQPGAPALAPRPRAPVLGALGRGGPRVPAGAERGGRPAAGLQHDGAEEEGHHDPPEPGDAGGAGMPQSFREELESLIQEQMKKGNNSSHVWALRQIADFMATTSPAVLPTSPMGLAAVTPINDLHGPEAPALAKGERLMRCKVGSIHRLLDLYGWAQLGHAAVTLRVSKEQEHFLVAPQGLACSEVTAASLIKVNVLGAVVEQGSTGFAPDARSFSLHAAIYAARPDTRCIVRLHTPATAAVSAMRCGVLPISRAALLLGDVAYFDFRGEVEDEADRIELQKSLGPTCKILVLRNHGVLALGDTAEEAFYSIFHLQAACEIQVSALASAGGVENLIVLERAKHRPHEVGSVRWAGSTFGPMQKSRLGEHEFEALMRMLDNLGYRTGYTYRYPFVQEKSKPKSDVLIPATVTAFVFEEEAAPVPALRQHAQKQQKEKTRWLNTPNTYMRVNVAEEQQGSAGSQKTKTTWLKADEVEKGSSGTPIRIENPNQFVPLYTDPQEVLEMRNKIREQNRQDVKSAGPQSQLLASVIAETSRSPSTESHLGDAEAKEASREEAPPEPEPPNPFSQLTDQELEEYKQEVERKKLGLQGDKKADGGQAPADSAAEKEPPAVVNGKDEEQSTEESLGKGGDRTTSPANADPDAPKEKETVTSSPVSPEGSPSKSPSKKKKKFRTPSFLKKGKKKEKIES, from the exons ATGCTCAGGACCCCGCCGCCGCCTGACGCTCACCCTCCGGcgtgggccgggggctgccgtgGGACCCCCCACCCGGGAATTTTAGCCTGGAAAAGGCCCCCCCGCTTCCCTCTGAGCCAG GATGAGCTCGGCCGCCAGCCCGGAGCCcctgccctcgccccccgcccccgggccccggtACTTGGAGCGCTCGGCCGAGGAGGACCCCGAGTACCTGCGGGCGCGGAACGTGGCGGCCGACCTGCGGCAGGACTTCAACATGATGGAGCAGAAGAAGAGGGTCACCATGATCCTCCAGAGCCCG GTGACGCCGGCGGGGCCGGGATGCCGCAGTCTTTcagggaggagctggagagcctCATCCAGGAGCAGATGAAGAAGGGGAACAACTCGTCCCACGTCTGGGCCCTGCGGCAGATCGCCGACTTCATGGCCACCACGTCCCCCGCcgtcctccccacctcccccatgG GGCTGGCGGCTGTCACCCCCATCAATGACCTGCACGGCCCCGAGGCGCCGGCGTTGGCCAAGGGGGAGCGGTTGATGCGCTGCAAGGTGGGCAGCATCCACCGCCTGCTCGACCTCTACGGCTGGGCGCAGCTGGGACACGCCGCCGTCACc CTGCGGGTCAGCAAGGAGCAGGAGCATTTCTTGGTGGCCCCGCAGGGGCTGGCGTGCAGCGAGGTGACAGCCGCCAGCCTG ATCAAGGTGAACGTGCTGGGGGCCGTGGTGGAGCAGGGCAGCACCGGCTTCGCCCCCGACGCCCGCAGCTTCAGCCTCCACGCCGCCATCTACGCCGCCCGCCCCGACACCCGCTGCATCGTCCGCCTGCACACGCCGGCCACCGCCGCA GTGTCGGCCATGCGTTGCGGCGTGCTGCCCATCTCCCGCGCCGCCCTGCTGCTGGGGGACGTCGCCTACTTCGATTTCCGCGGGGAGGTGGAGGACGAAGCCGATCGGATCGAACTCCAAAAATCCCTCGGCCCCACCTGCAAG ATCCTGGTGCTGCGCAACCACGGGGTGCTGGCGCTGGGCGACACGGCCGAGGAGGCCTTCTACAGCATCTTCCACCTGCAGGCGGCCTGCGAGATCCAG GTGTCGGCGCTGGCGAGCGCGGGCGGCGTGGAGAACCTGATCGTGCTGGAGCGCGCCAAGCACCGGCCCCACGAGGTGGGCTCCGTGCGCTGGGCCGGCAGCACCTTCGGGCCCATGCAGAAGAGCCGCTTGGGCGAGCACGAATTCGAAGCCCTGATGAGGATGCTGGACAACCTG GGTTACCGCACGGGCTACACCTACCGCTACCCCTTCGTGCAGGAAAAGAGCAAGCCCAAAAGCGACGTGCTGATCCCCGCCACGGTGACGGCCTTCGTCTTCGAGGAGGAGGCCGCCCCCGTCCCCGCGCTGCGGCAGCACGCCCAGAAGCAACAGAAGGAGAAAACGCGGTGGCTCAACACCCCCAACACCTACATGAGGGTCAACGTGGCCGAGGAGCAgcagggcagcgccggcagccagAAGACGAAGACGACG TGGCTGAAAGCGGACGAGGTGGAAAAAGGCAGCAGCGGGACCCCCATCCGAATCGAGAACCCCAACCAGTTCGTGCCCCTCTACACGGACCCGCAGGAGGTGCTGGAGATGAGGAACAAG ATCCGAGAACAAAACCGCCAGGACGTGAAGTCGGCCGGGCCCCAGTCGCAGCTGCTGGCCAGCGTGATCGCCGAGACCAGCCGCAGCCCC TCCACAGAGAGCCATTTGGGGGATGCGGAGGCCAAAGAGGCGTCCCGAGAGGAGGCACCCCCCGAGCCGGAGCCCCCGAACCCCTTCAGCCAGCTCACCGACCAGGAGCTGGAGGAGTACAAGCaggaggtggagaggaaaaaGCTGGGGCTGCAGG GTGACAAGAAGGCGGACGGCGGCCAAGCGCCAGCCGATTCCGCCGCCGAGAAGGAGCCGCCGGCGGTGGTGAACGGGAAGGACGAGGAGCAAAGCACCGAGGAAAGCCTGGGCAAAGGGGGGGACCGGACGACCTCCCCCGCCAACGCTGACCCGGATGCCCCCAAGGAGAAGGAGACGGTGACCAGCAGCCCCGTCTCCCCCGAAGGTTCACCCTCCAAATCACCCtctaagaagaagaagaaattccGGACCCCATCTTtcctgaaaaaaggcaaaaagaaggaaaaaattgaatCTTGA